The Melanotaenia boesemani isolate fMelBoe1 chromosome 8, fMelBoe1.pri, whole genome shotgun sequence DNA window ttttatttatgagcaTTTACTTATGTAATCAAAACAAAGCTTTAACTTGTAAGTCCAGAGTTAGGTTTCAGCTTCATGCTGCTGCATCCTTCGAGCCTGATGTgcaactaaatgtaaaactctGGTCTGGCATATTTTCTTCTAACGATTAGTCAGTAATTAATAATTCAGTCAGCAGTACTATGAGAATTTAGCtaaactgacaaaaacaaaattaataaacattcaataggtttagctttGCCTGTCTAATGTCACAGTGgaatttaattgttttggacattacataaacaaaaataaataaatccatcccATTACTCCCTTAAgctctaaaaaaaaactgtttggaTATTTTATTGAACCAATCTTCCAAATAAGAAATATTCTCCTGCTTAATTTCTTGAAATGATTTACTTTAATATAATACCATACCTGCAGAAGGTATTCTAGCTTATAGAAAAACTTGTGCAGACTGGCGCTGTCATCAGTTATGGGTTCACCAGATCCCTTGTGTTCTTTACTCAACTCAACAACAGCATCTACAGTAAAGAGCAATGACATGCACACATAGTAGTATCTGAAGCCAAGTTTTATATTAATCACTGTGAAACGTtacttaaaaagtttaattactCTTTGAGTAAGATGTCGCATTACACAAGTACACATTAATACCTCATCCTTAACATGCATCAAACAATATACTGTATGGCACATATGTGGCTTATTGTATGTGAGAACAACTTAATTACCACGCAGATCTCTGATTATCCTCTGCAGCTGTTTATCTCCAAccgacgaggaggaggaggaggaggaagccaTTGTGGGCAGAGGGGTGATGTACTCAAGAAATTCTACATGTTGGGGAGATAGAGAAATTCAAgttattttgcatgttttacaAGTGTTTACATGAAATAAACTCTGCTCAGCAAATTCCTAAGCTgccaagaaaacacacaaaaactgaaTCACAGCATGTGACTAAAAAAGCAGGGCACAGTGGAggataaacaataaataaggCTGTCTAAATTCGGTTTTCTCTGTTGTAAATATAGTAAAAACCCTGTCTAATGAATAGTTTTGCATTGAACTTAGTTTATGAGCTTATGAGTTTACTTTTACAGATCAGAGTCTAAATATTCAACAAACTGATGTTTATATTTGGGAGGGTGACCCACTGGCAAGAGTGAACTTAGCAAAATTTTACTGCGGTTGGTACAACATGACGATGACAGGTGACTCCTTATCGGTTCATGCTGATGATCCAACATTCATATGCAGTccaaaatataaatacagacacGTATGACTTccaaacagctttaaaatgaaacagaccGATACATAAACATCGAGTTGTCAAAGCTGGCGAGCTCTACAGGACATGCACCTGCTCCTAGCCACTGATTTCGTGTCCTCGTTTCAAGACAGTTTTCGTTCAAAACAACAGTCTTtgatttgtaaataaagaaaatcatatatatatatattaaacacaGAACAATATAATACACCTACTTGATGAGTAAAATTATCCGAGGTTATCCAGTTTCTGTGTGATGAAGTAGAAACTTGCTAGAATAAGAGGTGGGCTTTGTGAATGATTGACAGTTCTATTGGCCAATTATCGAACGATTAAGGCCTAGTTTGGTTGAGAGGCAGtgcaaagaaattaaacagaCTAGATATTCGCATCATCAAAATTatgctgatttatttattcatttatttaattactaattagatttttttttttttttttgcacaatacacaattgtattattatattttttgccAAAAGTCATTTTCATGACAGGATATTCTGCATAATGATTTAAACAATCATAAAAACAACtacaataacaaacaaataatataataacatatatatatatatatattatatatatatacaatataatataataaacaaataaataacaaaatacacCATAATAGTGTTACTAAAATGTGATGCGTATAAACCTGGCAAGAAACATTTTACCtactttttttgtgttgttgttgttgtttttaaattctgAAGAAGCATCACTTCAGTTACAGGTAAGAGGAGATGTGTATGTTTCACATCCATATGTGTAACCGAGATTCCTTAAAACTCATATGTGTGGTGGACCTGAAAATGAAGTTAAGTTTCTGTTCAGCTTTGACAGAAACATTTAAGATCAAATCCCAGTTCCCAAGttttcacaaatatttctgCCAAAGACCCTTTTGTGAAACACGTACAACCTTTGTGCAGGTACAGTATGCTTCAATATTTGTCAATTATTTGCAAGAGTCAGTGACTTTCAGGTTTACAGCACAACAGTTTTACTTTAAAGatttttgcatttcatttaGGTATCATCCTTATTTTCAGTTACATCAATAAATACTGTCCTTTAACTGTTCTTATTGAGATTATACCAACAAGATTTTTGTTGCTGAGTTGTTTAAAGACATTAGTgctatttaattgtttttccacaagctcactctcttgttttatttatttttgccaaatTCAGTACAGATGTAATATTTTCATCCTGCTAAAATTCTGTAGTCTTACAGGCCTGGACTATAAAATATATACTAGAATATTTAATATCTGatgacacaaaagaaaaatcataatACACTATCATTATGAAAAGAAAGTATCTATTGTTCAAATCTTTGATCAATTGGATTTCTCACACTTATCAGACATTTTAGATACAACAATGCTCACATCATTGTCTCGGTAATAAGCCATCATAACACAAGTGAAAGCATAGACAGTGAGCAAGATAAGATGAAGTTAAAGGTAAACTTCTCATAGTAAAGCTGATGTTTTGGTTAACACTGTGAAAAATGCATTCTATAAACTATGAAAATTTTTACAACAATACTAAGTTATGGTACAAGTTCTCCTTGTAAGTCTTGGAACATCTAGACAAAAGAATAACATttccaataaataaatctaaagtcATAATACATGTGACTATAATTAGATAGAAAAGTCTGTTtgtaatttgtgtttgtgtctggtCATAAATTGTGGTGACATGAATAATTTGTTTTGACTAtctaacaatgtttttttttttttttttcaaattcagatTCTCTTCTTGTGGGAGAATGGGAGAAATGACCACAGTTGAAAACAATATGGACTATGACTATGAAAGTGACTTGTGCAACAAAACAAGTGTCATTCACTTTGGAGCAATCGTGACTcctgtgtttttctccattgtGATGATCCTGAGTCTGATCGGCAACATCCTGGTCCTTCTCATTCTTGTAAAGTATGAGAATCTGAAATCCATCACCAACACTTTAATCCTGAATCTGGTTGTATCAGATCTCTTCTTCAGTGCAGGTCTGCCCTTCTGGACCTACTACCACATGTACGGATGGACTTTGGGAGAGTCTGCATGCAAAATAGTTAGCTTTATCTTTCATCTTGGCTTCTACAGCAGCAGTATCATCCTCATCCTGATGACGGCTTACCGTTATGTAGCTGTCATTAATCCTCTATCTAATATTGTGTCTGCCACCGGCCTCTACAGCATCATATCTACTGTGGTGATTTGGATCATGAGTATCTTGGCAGCCAGTCCTGCATTAATCTTCTCTAAAATAGAGGGCCAGTATTACTGTGGATATATGGAACAGCACTTGAAATTGTTGGGAGTCTATCTACAAAATGCTGTCTTCGTATTGAGTTCACTGGTATTTGTTTTTTGCTACTCTCAAATCCTGTACAAGTTGATGCGTCCCACCCCCCAAAGAAGGAACAAAACTCTCAAACTAATTTTCATTCtcattgttgttttctttgtaggGTGGGCACCCTATAATgtagttatttttttacagtcaatatttatttttcctggtaAAGCTGAAGAATTATTTGCAAACCCCTGCAAAACTAGTCAACAACTGGATTACGCTTTCTACATCAGCCGACTCCTCGCCTTTTCCCACTGCTGCCTCAACCCAGTGTTTTATGTGTTCGTGGCAGTGAAATTCAAAACCCATTTGAAGAAAATGCTAAAGAGCTGGTGCCACACAAAAAGGggccaaaacaaacagaaccGAGTCACCATCATATCTCTAACAAGTGGTGAGGACTTCTGTGTATAGCTGATGCAGtaagaacaaaaaagagaaaaaggaaaatatagcttcctgctgcattcagttCACTTTGTTGAGATTGTAATCCATGCAAGtcataaataaatccaaagaAGCCACTTGGACAAGAGGTGAAATGTCTTCAAGAACCAAGAAAAGAAGTAAAGCTGCCATTTTGTTTACCTTTTAGGATTATAATTTGACGTTCAGGTAACAGCTGACAATACAAAACATTCCCTTTAGACAGTTTATTTACTGCAAGGGACCAAAGGAGAAGTTTCCTTTCAGTCCCTTGAAGATTTCTGGCAGAGgactaaacacatttttactatttgttttaactcaaaccaaaatcttttaaaaaaagatttgagattcaaaacaactttattgaCCCCAAAAGGGCAATTCATTTGCAGCTCACCCACATAATCGATCATCCATCAGTTATCAGAGCTACGTCTGCTTGTCACTAATCGCAGgcaactaaataaattcattttgtcTATATGTACATAGCTAGCTAATTGTGTAATTTGACAAttgatctgtgtttttttgATTAATGTAAATTTGTGATTCAGGACATTGTAGCTTTACAACCAATGCTGctgatttaaacagatttttatgattttttgtaaattttttaagtaatttcagTAGTAGGCTTACTGAAAATAAGAAAGAGAGCAGGGGGACAAAGCAGGCTTAAAACAGGGCCCTTATGTTCCACTAAAACTGGTTAGTGTTGATGGTTAACTTTAGCATGAATCTTATAGATCTTACAGATACTCACAGTTAATTAGTTCATTTATAATATTTAGACCAGAATGGTAAAACATGAAGACATGGTGTGTAAGTTTAGCTGTTTCATCatacacaaaaatacatttatttcttaCTGTTTTATGAATGGATCAAAAATATTGTAAGAGTCCAGTCACTGGGAGCAGTTAGAgatttttgcttaaaaaatgCAAAGCCACATGAGAACATTTAGACTGCTTGAGAAGGTAAAAAGAAAGTGACCGCTCCAAAAATTATTCCAATAGCAGTGGTTCATTTTTGCAGTGAGGGGCAGATGATCAGAGTTCAGGCTGATCTGCTGGCAAACAAGAATCCTTCATACTGGCGGAAAATTGTATGTAATAACAGCTTCTGATTTAAAGAAATTGTAATGTATAGTTTATATATTGTTTCATCCATATTCTTGTCACAATTCCATGTTGTAATATAATGTACATAATTTCTAATCACATTAAGCCGttaatgatttgttttttaataatatgttTTCATAATCAAAGAATAAATTTCTGTCcaataaattgttttataacAAACATATTGCAAAGATATTTCTATATTAAAGATATCACTTCTTTGTGTGTTAACTTCTTAAATGacactaaatgaaaataacaggatGTTAAAGCAGGAGACATTTTTGAATAAATCTCCataattttataaaacattactCATATAGCAATATCATATCATCTGCAATagctggaaaacatttaaagctcatatttctctgcatttttttgttttttttttcgggggtgggggggtggggggtgggggggattcATGAATAATTacgaacagaaaaaaaatatatatatatcagtccACCTCGGTGTTGGAGGAGTTCTGGCTAACAGTAGAGGCATGCTGAAAATGCAAGAGACCATCATTAACACTTGGGAGCTTCCAAGTGTTCTTTGTGGCCTTGATGCTTGCAACATATGCACATCAATAACTGTGATTAtctaatgctgggctcacaccaaaacaaaattttcatggtcgcagactaaaaacggaaatctttaggaaatcttaggagttttgctggagtcacagcgcgctcccgtcatctcggtcgttaggtgtgagctggtagtctttcagagtcttgtgcaaatcttttaaaagtcttctggtgtaagcccagcctaAGTCAGTGGTTCCAAAGTTTTTCTGCTTccagggcccccttttcatcgACAACAATAATGT harbors:
- the xcr1b.1 gene encoding chemokine XC receptor 1; amino-acid sequence: MGEMTTVENNMDYDYESDLCNKTSVIHFGAIVTPVFFSIVMILSLIGNILVLLILVKYENLKSITNTLILNLVVSDLFFSAGLPFWTYYHMYGWTLGESACKIVSFIFHLGFYSSSIILILMTAYRYVAVINPLSNIVSATGLYSIISTVVIWIMSILAASPALIFSKIEGQYYCGYMEQHLKLLGVYLQNAVFVLSSLVFVFCYSQILYKLMRPTPQRRNKTLKLIFILIVVFFVGWAPYNVVIFLQSIFIFPGKAEELFANPCKTSQQLDYAFYISRLLAFSHCCLNPVFYVFVAVKFKTHLKKMLKSWCHTKRGQNKQNRVTIISLTSGEDFCV